In a genomic window of Mycolicibacterium neoaurum VKM Ac-1815D:
- a CDS encoding F0F1 ATP synthase subunit gamma → MAATLRELRGRIKSASSIKKITKAQELIATSRIAKAQARVDAARPYSTEITNMLTELASASALDHPLLVPRDNPKRAAVLVVSSDRGLCGGYNANVLRRAEELFSLLRDEGKDPVLYVIGRKALGYYNFRQRNVAESWTGFSERPTYEHAKEIADTLVTAFMSGADDDEDGAGADGVLGVDEIHIVSTEFRSMLSQTAVALRVAPMVVEYVGDEEPEDGPRTLFSFEPNAETLFDALLPRYIATRVYAALLEAAASESASRRRAMKSATDNADDLIKALTLAANRERQAQITQEISEIVGGANALADAK, encoded by the coding sequence ATGGCAGCCACACTGCGCGAGCTACGCGGACGTATCAAATCCGCTTCGTCGATCAAGAAGATCACGAAGGCCCAGGAACTGATCGCCACGTCGCGGATCGCCAAGGCGCAGGCCCGGGTCGACGCGGCCCGGCCCTACAGCACCGAGATCACCAACATGCTCACCGAGCTGGCCAGTGCCAGCGCGCTGGACCACCCGTTGCTCGTGCCGCGGGACAACCCGAAGCGGGCCGCCGTGTTGGTGGTGTCCTCGGATCGCGGTCTGTGCGGTGGGTACAACGCCAACGTGCTGCGTCGCGCCGAAGAACTGTTCTCGCTGCTGCGCGACGAGGGCAAGGATCCGGTGCTCTACGTCATCGGGCGGAAGGCGCTGGGTTACTACAACTTCCGCCAGCGCAATGTCGCCGAGTCCTGGACCGGCTTCTCCGAGCGTCCGACCTATGAGCACGCCAAGGAGATCGCCGACACCCTGGTGACGGCGTTCATGTCGGGCGCCGACGATGACGAGGACGGCGCCGGCGCTGACGGTGTTCTCGGCGTCGACGAGATTCACATCGTGTCGACCGAGTTCCGCTCGATGCTGTCGCAGACCGCGGTGGCACTGCGGGTCGCCCCGATGGTCGTCGAGTACGTGGGGGACGAGGAGCCCGAGGACGGCCCGCGCACGCTGTTCTCCTTCGAACCGAACGCCGAGACGCTGTTCGACGCCCTGCTGCCGCGCTACATCGCCACCCGCGTGTACGCCGCATTGCTGGAGGCGGCTGCCTCGGAGTCGGCCTCGCGCCGGCGCGCCATGAAGTCGGCCACCGACAACGCCGACGATCTGATCAAGGCACTCACGCTGGCGGCCAACCGCGAGCGTCAGGCGCAGATCACCCAGGAAATCAGCGAGATCGTCGGTGGCGCCAACGCGCTGGCCGACGCCAAATAG
- the atpA gene encoding F0F1 ATP synthase subunit alpha — translation MAELTISASDIEGAIEGYVSSFSADTEREEVGTVVDAGDGIAHVEGLPSVMTQELLEFEGGVLGVALNLDEHSVGAVILGEFNKIEEGQQVKRTGEVLSVPVGDAFLGRVVNPLGQPIDGQGDIASDTRRELELQAPSVVQRQGVGEPLQTGIKAIDAMTPIGRGQRQLIIGDRKTGKTAVCVDTILNQRQAWETGDPNQQVRCVYVAIGQKGTTIASVKRALEDGGAMEYTTIVAAPASDPAGFKWLAPYTGSAIGQHWMYDGKHVLIVFDDLSKQADAYRAISLLLRRPPGREAFPGDVFYLHSRLLERCAKLSDELGGGSMTGLPIIETKANDISAFIPTNVISITDGQCFLESDLFNQGVRPAVNVGVSVSRVGGAAQIKAMKEVAGSLRLDLSQYRELEAFAAFASDLDAASKAQLDRGVRLVELLKQPQYSPLAVEDQVVAIFLGTQGHLDSVPAEDVSRFVDELLEHVKASHSDILDGIRETKKLSEEAEQKLVNVINDFKKGFSASDGSSVVVNEADSEALDPEDLEKESVKVRKPAPKKA, via the coding sequence ATGGCAGAGTTGACAATCTCCGCTTCTGATATCGAAGGTGCCATCGAGGGCTACGTATCCTCGTTTTCCGCCGACACCGAGCGGGAAGAGGTCGGCACCGTCGTCGATGCCGGTGACGGCATCGCCCACGTCGAGGGCCTGCCCTCGGTCATGACCCAGGAATTGCTCGAGTTCGAGGGCGGCGTGCTGGGCGTGGCGCTCAACCTCGACGAGCACAGCGTCGGCGCCGTGATCCTGGGCGAGTTCAACAAGATCGAAGAGGGTCAGCAGGTCAAGCGGACCGGCGAGGTCCTCTCGGTGCCCGTCGGCGACGCCTTCCTCGGCCGCGTGGTCAACCCGCTCGGCCAGCCGATCGACGGCCAGGGCGATATCGCCTCGGACACCCGTCGCGAACTGGAACTTCAGGCCCCCTCGGTGGTTCAGCGCCAGGGTGTCGGCGAGCCGCTGCAGACCGGTATCAAGGCCATCGACGCCATGACCCCGATCGGTCGCGGCCAGCGTCAGCTGATCATCGGCGACCGCAAGACCGGTAAGACCGCGGTCTGCGTCGACACCATCCTGAACCAGCGTCAGGCGTGGGAGACCGGTGACCCGAACCAGCAGGTGCGTTGCGTGTACGTCGCGATCGGCCAGAAGGGCACCACGATCGCCTCGGTCAAGCGTGCGCTGGAAGACGGCGGCGCGATGGAGTACACCACCATCGTCGCGGCCCCGGCGTCCGACCCCGCCGGCTTCAAATGGCTTGCCCCCTACACCGGTTCGGCCATCGGCCAGCACTGGATGTACGACGGCAAGCACGTCCTGATCGTTTTCGACGATCTGTCCAAGCAGGCCGACGCCTACCGCGCCATCTCGCTGCTGCTGCGTCGCCCGCCGGGCCGCGAGGCATTCCCCGGTGACGTGTTCTACCTGCACTCTCGCCTGCTGGAGCGTTGCGCCAAGCTGTCCGATGAGCTCGGTGGTGGTTCGATGACCGGGCTGCCGATCATCGAGACCAAGGCCAACGACATCTCGGCGTTCATCCCGACCAACGTCATCTCGATCACCGACGGTCAGTGCTTCCTGGAGTCCGACCTGTTCAACCAGGGCGTGCGACCGGCCGTCAACGTCGGTGTGTCGGTCTCCCGCGTCGGTGGCGCCGCGCAGATCAAGGCGATGAAAGAGGTTGCGGGTTCGCTGCGTCTGGACCTGTCGCAGTACCGCGAGCTGGAGGCCTTCGCGGCCTTCGCCTCCGATCTGGATGCGGCCTCCAAGGCGCAGCTGGACCGCGGTGTGCGCCTGGTCGAGCTGCTCAAGCAGCCCCAGTACAGCCCGCTGGCCGTCGAGGACCAGGTTGTCGCCATCTTCCTCGGTACTCAGGGCCACCTCGATTCGGTTCCCGCTGAGGACGTTTCGCGCTTCGTCGACGAGCTGCTCGAGCACGTGAAGGCCAGCCACTCCGACATCCTCGACGGCATTCGGGAGACCAAGAAGCTCTCCGAGGAGGCCGAGCAGAAGCTGGTCAACGTCATCAACGACTTCAAGAAGGGCTTCTCGGCGAGCGACGGTAGCTCCGTCGTCGTCAACGAGGCCGACTCCGAAGCTCTGGATCCCGAGGACCTGGAGAAGGAATCGGTCAAGGTCCGTAAGCCTGCTCCCAAGAAGGCCTAG
- a CDS encoding F0F1 ATP synthase subunit B/delta: MSIFIGQLIGFAVIVFIISKWVVPLIKGLMVKQQEAIRVALAESAEAAKKLADADAMHAKALADAAAESSHVTDEARHDSERIKAQLAEQAVQDAERIKAQGGQQVHLLRQQVVRELRMGLGEEAVTKAAELVRAHVADPAAQAATVDRFLDDLDQMAPSEANFETGVTVGLRAASRAALAELVSEFDSVASGLDANGLTTLADDLTAVAKLLLGESTLKKHLAEPTDNPTAKLALADRLLAGKIGDPALKLVRTAVAQRWSTEANLIDGIEHTARLALLQRAGVAGEVDEVEDHLFRFGRVLDTEPRLSALLSDYTAPADGRVALLDKVVGDATNSTAAALLAQTVTLLRGERADEAVIDLAELAVARRGEIVAHVSAAADLTDAQQERLTSVLTRIYGHPVSVQLHVDPELLGGLSITVGDEVIDGSIASRLAAAQTQLPD; the protein is encoded by the coding sequence ATGTCGATATTCATCGGACAGCTGATCGGCTTTGCCGTCATCGTGTTCATCATCAGCAAATGGGTGGTTCCCCTGATCAAGGGGCTGATGGTCAAGCAGCAGGAGGCCATCCGCGTCGCCCTTGCCGAAAGTGCCGAGGCGGCAAAGAAGCTCGCTGATGCCGATGCGATGCACGCCAAGGCGCTCGCCGACGCCGCCGCTGAGTCCAGCCACGTCACCGACGAGGCACGCCACGACTCCGAGCGGATCAAGGCGCAGCTGGCCGAACAGGCCGTCCAGGATGCCGAGCGCATCAAGGCCCAGGGCGGCCAGCAGGTGCACTTGTTGCGCCAGCAGGTCGTCCGCGAGCTGCGGATGGGTCTCGGTGAGGAAGCCGTGACCAAGGCAGCCGAACTGGTTCGCGCCCATGTCGCCGACCCGGCCGCGCAGGCAGCCACGGTCGACCGCTTCCTCGACGATCTCGACCAGATGGCTCCCTCGGAAGCCAACTTCGAGACCGGCGTGACGGTGGGTCTGCGGGCCGCCAGCCGTGCGGCCCTGGCCGAGCTGGTCTCCGAATTCGATTCGGTGGCAAGCGGTCTGGATGCCAACGGTCTGACAACACTGGCCGATGATCTGACCGCGGTCGCCAAGTTGCTGCTCGGCGAGTCGACGTTGAAGAAGCATCTGGCCGAACCGACCGACAACCCGACGGCCAAGCTGGCACTCGCCGACAGGCTGCTGGCCGGCAAGATCGGCGACCCGGCTCTCAAGCTCGTCCGCACCGCAGTCGCACAGCGCTGGTCCACCGAGGCCAACCTGATCGACGGTATCGAGCACACCGCTCGGCTGGCCCTGCTCCAGCGCGCCGGCGTCGCCGGTGAGGTCGACGAGGTCGAGGATCACCTGTTCCGCTTCGGTCGCGTCCTGGACACCGAGCCGCGCCTGAGCGCGCTGCTCAGCGATTACACGGCTCCTGCCGACGGTCGAGTCGCGCTGTTGGACAAGGTCGTCGGAGACGCGACCAACTCCACCGCGGCTGCGCTGCTGGCGCAGACGGTCACCCTGCTGCGTGGTGAGCGTGCCGACGAGGCCGTCATCGACCTCGCCGAGCTGGCAGTCGCCCGTCGCGGTGAGATCGTCGCTCATGTCAGTGCCGCGGCGGACCTGACCGATGCCCAGCAGGAACGGCTCACGTCCGTGCTGACCCGCATCTACGGACATCCGGTGTCCGTGCAACTGCATGTCGATCCGGAACTGCTCGGTGGTCTCTCGATCACCGTCGGTGACGAGGTGATCGACGGTTCCATCGCGTCCCGCTTGGCTGCAGCGCAGACCCAGCTGCCGGACTGA
- a CDS encoding F0F1 ATP synthase subunit B, with protein MGEVTTTILAAEEGGGTSNFLLPNGTFFAVLLIFLITLGVIWKWVVPPISKVLAEREAMLAKTAADSRKSAEQVAAAQADYQEAMAGARAEASALRDEARNEGRQVVDAKRAEASGEVAETVRQANEQLSQQGTAAQAELSSSVDGLSATLASRILGVDVNSGRK; from the coding sequence ATGGGTGAAGTCACCACGACCATTCTCGCGGCCGAAGAGGGCGGGGGGACCAGTAACTTCCTGCTCCCCAACGGCACCTTCTTCGCAGTGCTGCTCATCTTCCTGATCACGCTCGGCGTGATCTGGAAGTGGGTGGTGCCGCCGATCAGCAAGGTGTTGGCCGAGCGCGAGGCCATGCTGGCCAAGACCGCGGCCGACAGTCGCAAATCCGCCGAACAGGTGGCTGCTGCGCAGGCCGACTACCAGGAGGCGATGGCCGGCGCACGCGCCGAGGCATCGGCTCTGCGTGACGAGGCGCGCAACGAGGGCCGCCAGGTCGTCGACGCCAAGCGCGCCGAGGCCAGCGGAGAGGTCGCCGAGACGGTACGCCAGGCCAATGAGCAACTGTCCCAACAGGGCACCGCTGCTCAAGCCGAGTTGTCCTCGTCAGTGGATGGCCTTTCGGCCACCCTGGCCAGCCGCATCCTCGGCGTCGACGTGAATTCGGGACGGAAATAG
- a CDS encoding F0F1 ATP synthase subunit C translates to MELDPNAIITAGALIGGGLIMGGGAIGAGIGDGIAGNALISGIARQPEAQGRLFTPFFITVGLVEAAYFINLAFMALFVFATPGLQG, encoded by the coding sequence ATGGAACTCGATCCCAACGCCATCATCACTGCTGGCGCTCTGATCGGTGGCGGTCTGATCATGGGTGGCGGTGCCATCGGCGCCGGTATCGGTGACGGTATCGCCGGTAACGCGCTGATCTCGGGCATCGCCCGCCAGCCCGAGGCCCAGGGCCGGCTGTTCACGCCGTTCTTCATCACCGTCGGTCTGGTCGAGGCCGCGTACTTCATCAACCTGGCCTTCATGGCGCTGTTCGTCTTCGCCACGCCCGGCCTCCAGGGTTAA
- the atpB gene encoding F0F1 ATP synthase subunit A — translation MTETILAAEEGGAAIHVGHHVMVFELFGMTFNGDTIMATAITALIIIGLAFYLRSKVTSTGVPGGVQLFWEALTIQMRQQIESSIGMKIAPFVLPLAVTLFAFILISNWLAVFPWQYGGSDGAAGEIYKPPASDINFVLALALFVFLAYHAAGIWRRGIVGHPVAVVKGHVAFLAPINIVEEIAKPISLALRLFGNIFAGGILVGLIAMFPWYIQWAPNAIWKTFDLFVGLIQAFIFSLLTILYFSQAMEVHDDHDSKEHAH, via the coding sequence ATGACTGAAACCATTCTCGCCGCCGAAGAGGGTGGCGCCGCCATCCACGTCGGACACCACGTCATGGTGTTCGAACTCTTCGGCATGACCTTCAACGGCGACACCATCATGGCGACCGCCATCACGGCGCTGATCATCATCGGGCTGGCGTTCTATCTGCGCTCCAAGGTCACCTCGACCGGTGTCCCCGGTGGCGTGCAGCTGTTCTGGGAGGCACTGACCATCCAGATGCGCCAGCAGATCGAGAGCTCGATCGGAATGAAGATCGCGCCGTTCGTCCTGCCGCTGGCCGTGACGTTGTTCGCGTTCATCCTCATCTCGAACTGGCTGGCGGTCTTCCCGTGGCAGTACGGCGGGTCCGACGGTGCCGCGGGCGAGATCTACAAGCCGCCTGCCTCGGATATCAACTTCGTGCTGGCACTGGCTCTGTTCGTGTTCCTGGCCTACCACGCGGCCGGTATCTGGCGTCGCGGCATCGTCGGTCACCCGGTGGCCGTCGTGAAGGGCCACGTGGCCTTCCTGGCGCCGATCAACATCGTCGAAGAGATCGCCAAGCCGATCTCGCTGGCCCTCCGTCTTTTCGGCAACATCTTCGCCGGCGGCATCCTGGTCGGCCTGATCGCGATGTTCCCCTGGTACATCCAGTGGGCGCCCAACGCCATCTGGAAGACCTTCGACCTGTTCGTCGGCCTCATCCAGGCGTTCATCTTCAGCCTGCTGACCATTCTGTACTTCAGCCAGGCGATGGAAGTTCACGACGATCACGACTCCAAAGAGCACGCGCACTAA
- a CDS encoding ATP synthase subunit I, with product MTTPAHDAPLVFPSVAFRPVRLLVVCVALTALAVAAAGFVGHIFFGVFFGIGLGLGLLNALMVRRAVESITMEDHPLKKKMAVNSATRLLVITAVGLAIAIFFKGHGGIAVLFGLAIFQALLVMSTSIPVLRKIRANGLDVEDVPASDSKG from the coding sequence GTGACGACACCAGCGCATGATGCGCCCTTGGTGTTCCCCTCAGTCGCTTTCCGTCCGGTGCGTCTGCTGGTGGTATGCGTCGCCCTCACCGCATTGGCCGTCGCCGCGGCAGGCTTCGTCGGCCACATCTTCTTCGGCGTCTTCTTCGGTATCGGTCTCGGTCTCGGTTTGCTCAACGCACTCATGGTGCGCCGGGCCGTCGAGTCGATCACGATGGAAGACCATCCGCTGAAGAAGAAGATGGCCGTAAACTCCGCCACGCGACTGTTGGTCATCACCGCGGTCGGGTTGGCAATCGCAATCTTTTTCAAGGGTCACGGCGGTATCGCCGTGCTGTTCGGGCTGGCGATCTTCCAGGCGTTGCTGGTGATGAGCACCAGCATCCCGGTACTGCGGAAGATCCGCGCCAACGGTTTGGACGTCGAAGACGTCCCTGCATCGGATTCGAAGGGCTGA
- a CDS encoding glycosyltransferase family 4 protein translates to MVLLADRLPADGLLALSDRGAGVPLRELALVGLTAAIITYFATGWARVLATRIGAVAYPRTRDVHVQPTPRMGGLAMYIGVVAAVLLASQLPALNRGFVYSTGMPAVVVAGGLIMVVGLIDDRWGLDALTKFAGQITAASVLVTMGVAWSVLYIPFGGVGTIVLDQVTSILLTLALTVSIVNAMNFVDGLDGLAAGLGLITALAICIFSVGLLRDHGGDVLFYPPAMISVVLAGACLGFLPHNFHRAKIFMGDSGSMLIGLMLAAASTTAAGPISQNAYGARDVFALLSPFLLVVAVMFVPALDMLLAIVRRTRAGKSPFSPDKMHLHHRLLQIGHSHRRVVLLIYMWVGIVALGAASTIFFDPRYTGAVMLAAIVVAGVVTVIPLLRGRNGPIEEP, encoded by the coding sequence ATGGTTCTGCTGGCTGACCGACTGCCGGCCGACGGACTGCTGGCGCTATCGGACCGCGGCGCCGGCGTACCCCTGCGCGAGCTCGCGCTGGTGGGGCTGACCGCGGCGATCATCACCTATTTCGCGACCGGATGGGCGCGGGTGCTGGCCACCCGGATCGGTGCGGTCGCCTACCCGCGCACGCGCGATGTCCACGTCCAGCCGACCCCGCGGATGGGCGGGCTCGCCATGTACATCGGGGTGGTGGCCGCGGTGTTGCTGGCCTCCCAACTGCCGGCGTTGAACCGGGGTTTCGTGTACTCCACCGGCATGCCTGCCGTCGTCGTCGCGGGCGGGCTCATCATGGTCGTCGGCCTGATCGACGACCGGTGGGGCCTCGATGCGCTGACCAAGTTCGCCGGTCAGATCACCGCGGCCAGTGTGCTGGTCACGATGGGCGTGGCCTGGAGCGTTCTCTACATCCCGTTCGGCGGTGTCGGCACGATCGTGCTCGACCAGGTCACCTCGATCCTGCTGACGCTGGCGTTGACGGTCTCGATCGTCAACGCGATGAACTTCGTCGACGGCCTGGACGGGTTGGCCGCCGGTCTCGGGCTGATCACCGCGCTGGCGATCTGCATCTTCTCGGTGGGGCTGCTGCGCGACCACGGCGGTGATGTGTTGTTCTACCCGCCGGCGATGATCTCGGTGGTGCTCGCCGGTGCCTGTCTGGGTTTTCTGCCGCACAACTTCCATCGCGCCAAGATCTTCATGGGCGACTCGGGCTCGATGCTCATCGGGCTCATGCTGGCCGCCGCGTCGACGACGGCAGCAGGCCCGATATCGCAGAATGCCTACGGCGCCCGCGACGTCTTCGCGTTGCTCTCGCCGTTCCTGCTCGTGGTCGCGGTGATGTTCGTGCCCGCGCTGGACATGTTGCTGGCCATCGTGCGCCGCACCCGGGCGGGCAAGAGCCCGTTCAGCCCCGACAAGATGCATCTGCACCACCGACTGCTACAGATCGGCCACTCGCATAGACGCGTGGTGTTGCTGATCTACATGTGGGTGGGCATCGTCGCCCTCGGCGCCGCCAGCACGATCTTCTTCGACCCGCGATACACCGGGGCGGTGATGCTGGCCGCGATCGTCGTCGCCGGGGTCGTCACCGTCATTCCGCTGCTCCGGGGCCGCAACGGTCCCATCGAGGAGCCGTGA
- a CDS encoding L-threonylcarbamoyladenylate synthase → MSATFDCSDPDQRASGLASAISAAKGGRLVVMPTDTVYGIGADAFDNAAVGALLAAKNRGRDMPVGVLVGSWHTIDGLVYAVPPAARELIQAFWPGALSLVVRHAPSLQWDLGDANGTVMLRMPLHPVAIDLLREVGPMAVSSANVSGFPAALTATDAKAQLADRVEVYLDAGPSPQGAASTIVDVSGPEPRVLREGPVPVADIARVLGIDAAALAPEDADGSAG, encoded by the coding sequence ATGAGCGCAACCTTCGACTGCTCCGATCCCGACCAGCGGGCCAGCGGTCTGGCCTCGGCGATCAGCGCGGCCAAAGGCGGTCGACTGGTCGTGATGCCCACCGACACGGTCTACGGGATCGGTGCGGATGCCTTCGACAACGCCGCGGTGGGCGCCCTGCTGGCGGCCAAGAACCGGGGTCGCGATATGCCGGTCGGCGTGCTGGTCGGGTCCTGGCACACCATCGACGGTCTGGTCTACGCCGTGCCCCCCGCGGCGCGCGAGCTGATCCAGGCCTTCTGGCCGGGAGCCCTGAGCCTCGTCGTCCGGCACGCTCCGTCACTGCAATGGGATCTCGGCGACGCCAACGGCACCGTGATGCTGCGCATGCCGCTGCATCCGGTGGCCATCGATCTGCTGCGCGAGGTCGGACCGATGGCGGTGTCGAGCGCCAACGTCTCGGGATTCCCGGCCGCGCTCACCGCCACCGATGCCAAGGCACAACTGGCCGACCGGGTCGAGGTCTACCTGGATGCCGGGCCGTCCCCGCAGGGTGCCGCGTCGACCATCGTCGACGTGTCCGGGCCGGAGCCACGGGTGTTGCGCGAGGGCCCGGTCCCGGTCGCCGACATCGCCCGCGTGCTCGGTATCGACGCCGCCGCCCTCGCACCCGAGGACGCCGATGGTTCTGCTGGCTGA
- the prmC gene encoding peptide chain release factor N(5)-glutamine methyltransferase, with translation MSGLRREISDGAAILAAAGIDSARADAEQLAAHIAGVDRGLLAFVEPEPDFGQRYRALVDQRARRVPLQHLIGTAAFGPVTLTVGPGVFIPRPETEALLEWAHTVPVSAGGVIVDLCTGSAALALALAAHRPDARVIAVERSAEALRYARMNTEGSGVELVHADVRQPGLLAELDGTVELIVANPPYIPDGAVLEPEVAEHDPHQALFGGPDGMDVIVPIVGLAARLLRPGGRVGVEHDDTTSAATADVFAGHGAFDGIAARRDLTGRPRFVTAVRS, from the coding sequence ATGAGCGGACTGCGGCGGGAGATCTCCGACGGTGCCGCCATCCTGGCCGCCGCCGGGATCGACTCGGCGCGCGCCGACGCCGAACAGCTGGCCGCCCACATCGCCGGTGTGGACCGCGGGCTGCTCGCGTTCGTCGAGCCCGAACCCGACTTCGGACAGCGGTACCGGGCCCTTGTCGACCAGCGGGCGCGGCGCGTCCCGCTGCAACACCTGATCGGCACCGCGGCGTTCGGCCCGGTAACGCTGACGGTGGGTCCGGGGGTGTTCATCCCACGGCCCGAGACCGAGGCCCTGCTGGAATGGGCGCACACCGTGCCGGTGTCCGCCGGTGGCGTGATCGTCGATCTCTGCACCGGGTCGGCGGCATTGGCATTGGCGTTGGCCGCGCACCGTCCCGATGCCCGCGTCATCGCCGTGGAGCGCTCGGCGGAGGCGCTGCGCTATGCCCGGATGAACACCGAAGGATCCGGGGTGGAGCTGGTACATGCCGACGTGCGGCAGCCCGGTCTGCTCGCCGAACTCGACGGAACCGTCGAACTGATCGTCGCCAACCCGCCCTATATTCCCGACGGCGCCGTGCTGGAACCCGAAGTCGCCGAACATGATCCGCACCAAGCGCTGTTCGGTGGACCCGACGGGATGGATGTCATCGTGCCGATAGTCGGACTGGCCGCGCGGCTGCTGCGTCCCGGCGGCCGGGTCGGCGTCGAGCACGACGACACCACATCGGCGGCCACCGCCGACGTCTTCGCCGGACACGGGGCCTTCGACGGCATCGCGGCGCGCCGCGACCTGACCGGCCGTCCGCGTTTCGTGACCGCGGTGAGAAGCTGA
- the prfA gene encoding peptide chain release factor 1 has translation MTDTAPMIEALLAEHADLERQLADPALHADAGAARKVGRRFAQISPIVSTHRKLEAARGDLEAARELAGEDETFAAEVPELEKTVADLDAKLTDLLAPRDPHDADDVVLEVKSGEGGEESALFAADLARMYIRYAERHGWTVTLLDETWSDLGGYKDATITIASKGDSADGVWSRMKFEGGVHRVQRVPVTESQGRVHTSAAGVLVYPEPEDVEAVQIDESDLRIDVYRSSGKGGQGVNTTDSAVRITHLPTGIVVTCQNERSQLQNKARAMVVLAARLQALAEEQASADASADRASQIRTVDRSERIRTYNFPENRIADHRINFKSHNLDQVLDGDMDALLDALAAADKQARLQQA, from the coding sequence GTGACTGACACCGCGCCCATGATCGAGGCGTTGCTCGCCGAGCACGCCGACCTCGAGCGCCAACTCGCCGACCCTGCGCTGCACGCAGACGCCGGTGCCGCCCGCAAGGTCGGGCGCCGTTTCGCCCAGATCTCGCCGATCGTGTCGACCCATCGCAAGCTGGAGGCTGCCCGCGGCGACCTGGAGGCCGCCCGCGAGCTGGCCGGCGAGGACGAGACGTTCGCGGCCGAGGTGCCCGAACTGGAAAAGACCGTCGCCGACCTGGACGCCAAGCTGACCGACCTGCTGGCCCCGCGCGACCCGCACGACGCCGACGATGTCGTGCTCGAGGTGAAATCCGGTGAGGGCGGCGAGGAATCCGCGCTGTTCGCCGCCGACCTGGCCCGGATGTACATCCGCTACGCCGAACGCCACGGCTGGACGGTCACCTTGCTCGACGAGACCTGGTCAGACCTCGGCGGCTACAAGGACGCCACCATCACCATCGCCAGCAAGGGCGACTCGGCCGACGGTGTCTGGTCGCGGATGAAGTTCGAGGGCGGCGTGCACCGCGTGCAGCGGGTGCCCGTCACCGAATCGCAGGGCCGGGTCCACACCTCGGCCGCCGGCGTGCTCGTCTACCCCGAGCCCGAAGACGTCGAGGCCGTCCAGATCGACGAATCCGATCTGCGTATCGACGTCTACCGCAGCTCCGGTAAGGGCGGTCAGGGCGTCAACACCACCGACTCGGCGGTGCGCATCACCCACCTGCCCACCGGCATTGTGGTCACCTGCCAGAACGAGCGCAGCCAGCTGCAGAACAAGGCCCGCGCCATGGTCGTGCTGGCCGCGCGACTGCAGGCGCTGGCCGAAGAGCAGGCCTCGGCCGACGCCTCGGCCGACCGGGCCAGCCAGATCCGCACCGTCGACCGCAGCGAGCGGATCCGCACCTACAACTTCCCCGAGAACCGCATCGCCGACCACCGCATCAACTTCAAGTCCCACAACCTCGACCAGGTGCTCGACGGTGACATGGATGCGCTGCTCGACGCCCTGGCCGCCGCCGACAAGCAGGCCCGACTCCAGCAGGCGTGA
- the rpmE gene encoding 50S ribosomal protein L31, whose product MKSGIHPNYAETTVVCGCGNSFTTRSTKDSGHIVVEVCSQCHPFYTGKQKILDSGGRVARFEKRYGKRNTKAAAEN is encoded by the coding sequence ATGAAATCGGGTATCCATCCCAACTATGCCGAGACCACCGTGGTCTGCGGTTGCGGTAACAGCTTCACCACCCGCAGCACCAAGGACAGCGGCCACATCGTGGTCGAGGTCTGCTCGCAGTGCCACCCGTTCTACACCGGCAAGCAGAAGATCCTCGACAGCGGCGGCCGCGTCGCCCGCTTCGAGAAGCGCTACGGCAAGCGCAACACGAAGGCCGCAGCCGAAAACTAG